A window of Nocardia arthritidis genomic DNA:
CTTCGGCGCTGTCGAAGACGCCCTTCTCGCCGGTCAGCACCGCGCGCACGTCGGGCGAGTCGGGCACCATCACGCAGATCACCTCCGCGCCGCGAACCGCGTCGGCGATCGAGGTCGCGGCACGCCCGCCCGCCGCGACCAGCGGCGCGGCCTTCGCGGCCGTGCGGTTGTACCCGGTGACTCGGTGACCCGCATTGGCCAGGTGCACGGCCATCGGGCTGCCCATGATGCCCAATCCGATGAAGGCGATATCGGGCCCGCCCGTCGCCCGGCCACCGCCCCTCATCGAATCGCTTCGCGATGCTGTAGTCATTTCGTATCCCTAGAGTTATTGCTGGACAATGGTTTTCAGTCGCCATCGGCGGCGCGGCGGTCGCGCGGCAGCCAGTCGAAGCTGTCGGCGGTGGCGCCGGAGGGCCGGTATTCGAGTCCGACCCAGCCACGGTAGCCGCGAGTCCACAACTCGGTGAGCTGACGCGACAACGGCAGTTCGCCGCTGCCCGGTTCGTTCCGGCCCGGATGGTCGGCGATCTGGACGTGGGCGATCCGGCCGGTGTGTTCGGCGATGACCTTGTCGACGTCGTCGCCGTTGACCGCCAGGTGGTAGAGGTCGGCGAGCAGTCCGAGATTCGTTGCGCCCGTGGCGGTCTGCACCCGGTCCAGGACGGCGAGGGCGTGCGCGGCGGTGCGCAGCGGGTAGCGGTCGGCGCCGCTGACCGGCTCGACGAGGACGGTGCCGCCGATGCGGTCGGCGGCCGCGGCCGCGGCGGCGAGGTTTTCCGTCGCCAACTCGTCCTGCTCCTCCGCCGATACTCCGACGATCCGATTTCCGTAGAGCGCGTTGAAGTTCCGGCAACCGAGTCGCTCGCCGATCCCGATTGTGACGTCGATATTGTCGCGAAATTCCGCGGATCGGGCCGGCCAGGAGACCAATCCGCGATCGCCGCCCGGCATATCGCCCGCGGCGAAGTTCAGTCCGGCCAGCGCGACACCCGCATCGGCGACGGCGCCGACGAACGCGTCGATCTCCGCGTCGCCGGGGACCGCGCTGTCGAACGGCCACCAGAACTCGACCGCGTCGAAGCCGGCCTGCCGCGCCGCCGCCGGGCGCGCGAGCACGGGTAGTTCGGTGAACAGGATCGAACAGTTGACCTCGTAGCGAAGCGTATGCCGCACAGTAGCTCCTTATTCCATAATACGGAAGAAAGATTCTGATATACGGAATATGCTAGAAGCCGGACTCCGGCCTCGTCAAGGAATGCCGAAGGTGTCGAGCGGTTTCCGGCCGCATCCGGGGGAGTCGGTAAACTTCCACCATCCGGAAACATGGAAGAGGCGAGTTGGTGACCGAAACCAAGGGGCGCGGCGGCGTCCAGTCGATCGAGCGCGCGTTCGGGCTGCTCGAGACCATGGCCGATGGGGGAGGGATGATGGGCCTTTCCCAGCTCGCCGCGGCGTCCGGCCTGCCGCTGCCGACCATCCACCGGCTGGTGCGCACGCTCGTCGACCTCGGCTACCTGCGGCAGGAGCCCTCGCGTCAGTACGTGCTCGGCCCGAAGCTGATCAAACTGGGCGAAAGCTCGGCGCACATGCTCGGTGTGCGAGCCAGGCCGCAGCTGCAGCATCTCGTCGACGAACTGGGCGAATCCGCGAATATGGCCATGCTCGACGGCGACCAGGTGGTCTACGTCGCCCAGGTGCCGTCCCGGCATTCCATGCGCATGTTCACCGAGGTCGGCCGCAGGGTGCTGCCGCACTGCACCGCCGTCGGCAAGGTGCTGCTGGCGGGCATGCCCGCCGAGCAGGCCCGAGATCTGTTGCGGCGCACCGGCATGCCCCGCTACACCGAGCACACCGTCACCGACCCGGCCGAATTCGCCCGCCAGCTGGCGGCCGCGGCCCGCGACGGCTACGCCACCGACGACGGCGAACAGGAATTGGGTGT
This region includes:
- a CDS encoding IclR family transcriptional regulator, with product MTETKGRGGVQSIERAFGLLETMADGGGMMGLSQLAAASGLPLPTIHRLVRTLVDLGYLRQEPSRQYVLGPKLIKLGESSAHMLGVRARPQLQHLVDELGESANMAMLDGDQVVYVAQVPSRHSMRMFTEVGRRVLPHCTAVGKVLLAGMPAEQARDLLRRTGMPRYTEHTVTDPAEFARQLAAAARDGYATDDGEQELGVRCVAVAIPDAPAKLAVSISGPVGRMSEDLVRRAVPLLTEVSRALSADLN
- a CDS encoding hydroxypyruvate isomerase family protein yields the protein MRHTLRYEVNCSILFTELPVLARPAAARQAGFDAVEFWWPFDSAVPGDAEIDAFVGAVADAGVALAGLNFAAGDMPGGDRGLVSWPARSAEFRDNIDVTIGIGERLGCRNFNALYGNRIVGVSAEEQDELATENLAAAAAAADRIGGTVLVEPVSGADRYPLRTAAHALAVLDRVQTATGATNLGLLADLYHLAVNGDDVDKVIAEHTGRIAHVQIADHPGRNEPGSGELPLSRQLTELWTRGYRGWVGLEYRPSGATADSFDWLPRDRRAADGD